AGTTGTTAACCATTTATAAACATAATTATTTTACTAATAATAAATTTGGTTTGCAACtaattttctcaattttcaatCTCTTTTAATTTCCAATTACGTGTATAAGAAACTTGGTCTATCTGAAATCATGTGTAATTATTTGATATATTCTCTTAGTTACATGCATTGATCATATATGTGCATGCTTGTAGTTATAACAGAAAGTCTCTTGTTCTCCATATTATCAAGTTAGATCGAGTAGCCGAGTACATTATATGAATTCCATAATAAATCAACCAAATTAaccacaaaatatatatatattaggaaaAAAATCCATTCTTTTTGGTTATTCTTGTTATAAAACTGGGCTAAATGATATTGGTTATTGTTATTTAGAAGAATATGtagcagaatttttttttttaaatgcaatTGCAAGTGCATCATTAAGGTCCAAAGAGCAAGTTACATAATCTAGGCCTACAACAGAAACAATATAGAATAGAAGGCCTAAAGCTCAGGTCAACACTCCACGCATATACAGACAGCCCAAGTCATTCTTCTACTCAAAAACTCTAACTCAGAAGTAGGATTTGAGAAGAAGACCAAAGCCGATGCTCTTCTTACAGCATCGAACTGGACCATCAATGGGATGTGAAGCCACCAACATTCGAAACTCTCAAATAGACCTTGCACAAGCACTAACCACTTGTTTAAATTCCCAATCGGCAATTGACCTCCATTCTTTTCCAGATCAAAATCACTAGCATGGTCGAGAGTGCGATAAGATAAAGCACTCGGCGTCTCAATCTCGTATAGATTTTGGGAACCaccttcagccagagaggaagactatatatatatatatatatatatatatatatatatatatatatatcctggaGATACCATCATCAAAGACTGCATATACTCCTCCCATCGAAGCAGCGACAGATGATTCAACAGTCACAATCAGAGATTCAACAAACCCAGCTCATGTAAATGCTCCCACAGCATGAAAATTCCACCAAGATCAACAAGCCAAACCAAAACAACTCTATCTATACACCAACCCAAAATGGGGAAGGACACTCGCTCCTAATCGGCGCAAAATAGAAAGCCTTCCCCCTACCCCAAATAGAGACCACTCATCTTACCAAGAGACTGAAGACCAAAAGAAGAAGTTTGAGAGAAATTTGGGATTTTTACTGTATTAGTGTTAAACaaaagaggaaaatacaagaatagGTGATCAACACTTAATTTACCGGAAGGGGGTGAGGAAGCATCGAGACTCCAGTCATACTAGCGTCCGGAAGTGGGACGCTACTTATACTAGCGTGCAGGTGGGTTGTAGCCGAGGTGGCAAATATTGTACATCCAGACGCTTCTTATACTAGCGTCCGAAGCTCAGGACACCACTAATAGTAGCATGCAAGTGTGTTGCAGCCCGCCTGACAGCCCACCTGATAGAGATTCACTAGGAAAGGTCACGTCAGCCAGTCGGGACGCTTCTAATACTGGCGTCCGCAGCTCGGGATGCTACTGATAGTAGCGTGCAGACCCTGACGACCATTGTCTAGTACATGGTCAGGCGTGCTTTGGGATGCTTCTTATACTGGCGTTTGGAGCTCGAGACACCACTAACAGTAGTGTGCAGAGGTCACATCCCTTCATGCCACAGTTGACCGAGCTCGGGTGCTGATCCTGGGACGCTACTTATAATTGCGTCCGAAGCTAGTTCATATTTCCCACTCCACCTTCATCGCCTCTCTCACTAAACCCTCTCATCCCTCTCATCCCTGCGATTCTCTCATCCCTCTCTTCTCTATTGTCCCTTTCCATTGTTGTGCGGAGTGCTGCTCGTTGAACCAGGTGGTGGGTTGCTCAGTGGACCAGCAACTAGAAGGGAACCGTGGTGGACCAGCAAGACAAAAAAAAACTATTAATGATAATTTTTAGAACGCCATTTAAGTAATTGAACTTGTTCTTTAATCAGAAAATGTCAATTTCGTCTTTTGCTACTATATATTGGGATGGAGATATTATTATGGATGACGAAGGTGATGGCTATTGTGGGGGTTCATCAACAGTTATTACTATATGTAGACGCATGAATATTGGTAATTTAGGTATGAAAATAGTCAGGGGAATTGGCCTTAAAGCTGGACATGAGTTTATATCGAGTATATGTTTCAGACAACCCATTGTAGAAGATGATTCTATCAAGTGGGAGTGCATGGGTTTGGCTAACGATGATGATGTCAACATTATGTTTAATTTTACTGATCAAATTGGAGGAATGTCACCGATTGAATTATATGTTGACATTTTTCTACCGAATGCATCTGCATCTGATGGTGATGAAGCAGGGCCATCAAATGTTGGTTCCACTGATGCATACAATTGTCAAAGTCAATTGGAGAATGATTCAAAATCTATTGACACTGATTATTGTCCAAATGATGACGAGACCCAAGACGATTGTGATGAGGACTGGATTGACAGTGATAACACGAACGTAAATGAGGATGTTGATCATGAAATTGACATGGTATTAGATTTGCCTTTGTACTACAACGCTCATATTGCGAACCCAATAATGCTTGTTGTCCCTCCTCCAACCTACTCTGAAATAGATTTTTCATTACTAACGGTTGATCCATGGTCAAAACCGCCATGTACGTCAATGTGGGATCCATCAAAGGAGTTTTAAGTTGGAATGATATTCCCTTCTAGAGATGTTATCCAAAAAGCTGCCAAAGAATATCATTTACTGAGGCAGCATGAGTTTTGTAACGATGAGACAAAGAGTAGAACATATGCCATCAGGTGCAAAGATATAAGGAGCAATTGTAAGTGGAGAATGCATGCATCACGACGGGAAGGATGTGATATATGGAAAATTACCAAAATTGACGGACCCCATACATGTGTTAATCTATCACTATCACAAGATCATGTGCAATTGGATAGTAGATTTATATCCGAGTTCATCCAAGCTATAGTATGCGAACAACCAAGTGTCAAAATAGCTGCGTTACAAGTtgaaattaaagataatataGGATATATGCCGAGTTATCGAAAGACATGGAAGGCTAGACACGATGCAATTGTTAAGATCTTTGGTGGTTGGGAGGAATCTTATGGAAGATTGCGCCAATTCATGAATGCCTTATGCAAACATAACCCTAAGTGCTCGTTTCTGATTGAAGATGACCCTCTTTTTGTTAATAATAAGTTAAATCCCAAATATCGAATTTTCGATAGAATGTTTTGGGCATATAAACAAACAATTGAAGGATTCAAGCATTGTAGACTGGTTATTTTTATAGACTTGATGTTTTTATACAGAAAGTACAAAGGGTGTTTATTTTGTGCAACGGTACTAGACGGCAATAATCATATTTTTCCAATTGCatgggcaatagttgattgtgaaAACACAAGGAATTGGGATTGGTTTATGTCTTGTTTGAGGGTTTTTGTAACAAATCAGAAAGGTATTTGTGTTATATCAGATAGGCATATTGCTATAAAAAGGCAATGCAGTAAGATTGGTGGCAGCCTCCTGATGGACATCATCGATACTACTTAAGACATATCCTCAGTAATTATAACATGAAGTTTAAAAATACTTACATGAAAGAAGCTCTCCAAAAGGCAGGTTAGTTGTGTAAGATTATTACTTCTTTTCACTAACATTGAATTATCAATGTTAGGTACTATAAACAATTGACATTGTTTTTTTATACAACCAATCAAATTCAGAAAAAGAAATTTTATGAGGCCCTGGAGACAATCAAGAGCGAGCATTCAGAAACATATGAATGGGCCTTAAAGATACCATTGGAAAAATGGACACGTTCTCATGATGGGGGGAAACAGTATGGCTCGATGACAACTAACACCGTTTAGTCGGTAAATGGAATGCTAGAGGGGATCCGTGCATTACCAATAATTGTTAtggttgagaaaatattttttcaGTGTGTCGAATATTTTAACATACGCCGCACGGCGTTCCGTGAGCAACTGCAACTTGGCTTTAAATTTACACCAGCATGTCGTCaagttttaattgaaaatttaaatgtaGCAAACTCACTTCATGTCCAGTTATTTAACCACAATTGTGGTGAATTTGAAGTTTGGAAGGTGGATCTGGAAAGAAGTATGTAGTGAAACTTGATGAAAGGACATGCACATGTATTCCATGTGGCCATGTGATTGCAGCATGCCAATCAATGTCTATTGATTATGAACAATACGTTTCAAATTATTATACATTGGAACGAATGCTTAAGTCCTATGAGTGGAAATTTTATGCACTTGGACATCATGATGATTGGTTGACAGACAATAATCCGATTCTAGTACCTGATCCAGCACATAAAAGGCCGAAAGGAAGACcgaagttgtaacacccctcacccggctacagtgtagccgagcaaagtgtgttacacggagtgccggagcacctgattttatttgatttcattacaattcttgatttatttattcaaaaactttatttaaggtttaggctatttttacttttatcaaaatctaactaatttggaaattttaaaaattttaacgataatccggcagagtgccggctgtaatttggactaacagttcttttaaacctgccaaaaacaatttcaatatatgcttAAATTCATAACttagattatctcaaagcattctcatcagtttctcaaactcagattcagtctcaaaatttctcaaactcaatctcgttcagaatcattatgattagataatcaattcaaatatcaaaattcttatatttcattaacttatataatttgctaattaagtacataaatttatcaagtacaggatatgcaaatgaaattacaattactaattcacattacaatataagcagtaattataatgtacagattagaaaacatgcttaaaatgagccctatctacatgtattgctaaggaggtgacaaccttgaactcttctgacacttctgcagatctggactccaaaaatctcagtcgacagtctattggttttaccttcagtacctacgcgaggaagcaattccatctcgctaagcatttctgcttagtggtgcaatagtataataagaaataatatatacaaataaagaaagaaataaatcataattcggatatctaggaatcaattattctaactgtattgtattttaagtctctacggttctgcaaattatatctttgttatgtttctattgctaatctcttttactcatttcattcaatgcttaatttaattatactgaaattttcgtatacttaacttaacttaactgcctgaattgaataatgttttaattgactgctcgtatagcctatatactgaccagactggataaacggatatactagcactgggtacctagtacctcgggccgtcataccatcggttaCAAAGTATCCCCCgctgtgcaaacagtgtggctaaaaagccatataatcaatcaggcattaagccgagtataataacacaatccgtatagccataggctattaaaatcatagtatggcataataagtcaGAAAATACAGTatggcgtgaagccatttacagaacagctgtcagaattctattggcatgccaacctatccaaactagtcaactaggcaaattagggcatattacaaaattaaatatttatttctttatttttagggtttactggtcattatacaatttactagtcaataaaaatgttgatctttttatacatcatggataagttgattctagtatcaacatgtcacaatttgtaattcaatatgctgctaatatagtgcaatttaccatttttacaagttggcattcattgccaaattacttcaagcatcattataggtaaatgtcaaattctcaattttagtgtgttagattggtctagcttaaagttctatttctcttggtttttcgcTTCTGgttaaagaagcaaaattgtagctctatgtcttattgaacttttgacaaaatttcaggtcattctgagttgtatagaccaagatatggtcaatttactaaagctggacagattgcatctttagtgcaaaatttggtcactttaggtcacattcagttctagcagttttggtacccgaacttgtgcaagctatttgacttggttctggctatttctgggctttggtgtcttcataataattgtagctctatgtctaagctatccatggtaaaaatttcaagttatttggacccgttttgagtgagttatggtcattttagtgactactatttatatggtcaaaaatctgggttgcaaggttgccattcaggatttggtcatttttaaggtcagtttctaagcagaattttggcaacatttctatatgaaagttggcctatttggtgtctaatttcacctcccattggactcataccaattggatttacagttttgcacttataacctaatttaggtactgtcaacacacacaacctacaattttacacttccaattttgacaatcctcctcctcccaatacttcaatattcaatcatggcacttctatatatattgtacacaattccagcaagcattttgggcagaacactcaagtgctcaatgcacacaatacaccattcaagtttaaTATTTACTTCCAccgaaattcaacatacctcaacacCAATATTACACATTcacttccatggcaactacacatgctgcccacaatttaacactatcacacctcatcaatatattacataaaatcacatacaatttcataacattataggctgccaaacatggcagtttaccaaggtatcaaagtctcattttaaacccttaattcaagcactaatttgcacatacttggacattaacttactacaacttccatttgagttaatccacCTAAATTCCGATCcatataaatataagaataagtcactaaccatgcattttcattgctgccaaaactaaggtttacCAAtattcaatcatttcctcaattgttcttagcaattcaacttacccaaagctcaacacaaggattagtgaaggaaaatgggaagattaagcactaacctttatttggagcttgctaaacctcaccaaaactcttcctttttgttcctcaTAATCTGTCCAAGGTGTgtggaccacttttaatgaagtgaGTTACAAGAACCATGGCTTAAAGATGAGGATTGAAGCTCTTGCATGtggccggccatggaggatttagggAGAAGGACCATTCGGCCATGGATGgtgaaatgaagaaaatgaggTTTTTAAGTGATGGAATCTGTCCATATgtacttatatactccactaactttaggttaattaatataatatactccactaactttaggttaattaatataataagtaaagttttattatttcaattaGTCCCccctcatttttctttaattatattAGCTATGTAATTTCATCTTTTTATGGGGTTTCGAAATTTATTaccactcttttttttttatgaacattTAAGTCAaaggtcaactctaggtgtcaaatgaccaaaatgcctctcttcaggttgcattttgaatttttcgatgctatcgatttactccttgtaccgccgattccttaaatttttgtttttcatttatactaacttactaatttttctttgacattcccaatgtcaattacacctcagtagacctttaattagattCCGAAAATATTTTCTCGAGTTCCCCGCGGtctaaggctagtcaacggtcctcgccgtaacttcccggtgcggtcacccatcgctacgggttcggctcgtttaacttagtcacattttatctcttttattttttcttaattttctcatcacatattttattattttatacttcctcactgtcgccgagcccaaatttttgggataaaggcttagttgagttgagttgtatacttcctcactgtcaattaagtgttgttccagacattctgactttccggggCAAACATTAGTCATTGGAACAGTGGAACATACAGATtacgtaaagtgaggatgttacagaagtCATCAAGAAGGAAGAATGAAATGGATTGGACGGTTAGTGGAAAAGTAGGAGAGACATCTAAAATCAAATATTTGCTCTGTCTTCAACAAGGGCACACAAAAAAGAGTTGTTCTGTGGGACAAACCaccaataattaattttatacaatTTTAAAAATACGTTTTATTGAACAAATCATCTCATTATTTGTAATTTCTCGATTATTTTGGCACAAATTGTTTATTGTTATGTTTTCTTTGTATGTGTGTAAATGTAACAGGATTAATGCAAAGGAAGATGAATTGTGTGTTATCACATGAGAGACATCCAAACACTTCAAATAAAAAATCATATGAAAATATTGTAGACAAATATACAGACCCTAATGGATGCACATGGTATGGTCATAAGAGAGCTTTTGTCAATCAAAAGTATTATGCATGTCTACAACAAGGATTTGCAAATCATATATTTATAGGTAAGCATTCAAGGAATATTTCAGATTTCAGAAAAGTTAGAATTGCTTAAAAGCATGAATGGGATAGATTATGGGAGACACATTGTAAATTGGAAGCATATTGTATGTTTCATGATTTACCCATCCCAAAGGTTCGATCAGCTGAGATAGAAAGGAATTCAACCGATGGTATCCAGAAAGTTAAAGCACAATTGTGTATTGAGAATGAGATAATGAATAATCGTCTAAAAGTGTTTCACAAACAACAAATGGcatttataaatatggatgaattTAATAGTATAGGTGAAGCTATCTTAAACATTGAGGATGATGACATTTCTGATTTCAGTGACGATGaggattgtcacaccctacccctccgtaaggcataacatgatcccgtagtatacctaatgaattatcaaatttcatctactgataacccattagatacactacaagagattttagacctttttttacttctttttacagtggtgagcactatttataggtgttaaaaatatttttaactgaagtgaaaccagataacacatttgaagtattaataatttctataaaaattttggtagagtgccatatgtattttgaataaaacgttcttcaaaaacctgtaaaaagcacttccaatattttgttcaatccccaaaatccaatattcaatcaacacaataagtttctcaacatttgccaact
The sequence above is a segment of the Hevea brasiliensis isolate MT/VB/25A 57/8 chromosome 11, ASM3005281v1, whole genome shotgun sequence genome. Coding sequences within it:
- the LOC131170386 gene encoding uncharacterized protein LOC131170386; its protein translation is MIFPSRDVIQKAAKEYHLLRQHEFCNDETKSRTYAIRCKDIRSNCKWRMHASRREGCDIWKITKIDGPHTCVNLSLSQDHVQLDSRFISEFIQAIVCEQPSVKIAALQVEIKDNIGYMPSYRKTWKARHDAIVKIFGGWEESYGRLRQFMNALCKHNPKCSFLIEDDPLFVNNKLNPKYRIFDRMFWAYKQTIEGFKHCRLVIFIDLMFLYRKYKGCLFCATVLDGNNHIFPIAWAIVDCENTRNWDWFMSCLRVFVTNQKGICVISDRHIAIKRQCSKIGGSLLMDIIDTT